AAAAGGCTCTCCGTCACAAGCAGGCGACGGCGATACGAGATGGTTCGCCGGAGGAGTTTCTCGGCATCGGAGGGGTCGCCATGGCGGTACACAAAAAGCCGCGCCCCCGACAGGCGCGCCGCATCGATCAAGGAAGCGTGGCAAAGACGATCCAGAATAATCGCATCGCCGGGCCCGACCACTGACGTCACCACGCCGATATTCGTCATATAACCGGTTGGAAATACCAGCGCCGCCGGTGCACCGAGGAACGCGGCCAGCGCGGACTCCAGCGTTTCATGGAGGATCAAAGAACCGCTGATCAGCCGCGAGGAGGTCGCTCCAGCGCCCCAGGTGGATAACGCCTGCTGGGCCGCCGCCAACACGCGCGGGTGACGCGCCAGGCCCAGGTAATTGTTCGACGAGAAATTCAGGAATGTCCGTCCGCTAACGGTCAGCTGCGCGCCTTGCGCCCGGGACACCATCCGAAGCGCGCGCTTCAGCGACCGTTTTTCCAAATCCGCCAGTTCCTCTGCCAGAAAGTTCAGCATGTTAAGACGCGCTCACCGCCAAAGCTCCGATCGGCCCGCCAAATCCAAAGGACAAGGACATCGCATGCTCCAACCGCGCGGCATGTCCCTGCCGCGGCGTATAATTCAACGGGCATTCCGGATCCGGATGCTCCAGAGTCGCTGTCGGCGGGACAAACTGGTTTCGCAGGGCCAGCACCGTAAAGGCAAACTCCACGCTTCCGGCCGCGCCCAGCAAATGCCCGGTGCCGGCCTTGGTCGCTGAGATCTGGAGCCGGTCCGCCCAGCGGCCGAACGCTTTCAGGATGGCTCGCGTTTCAATCCGGTCGTTCAAGCGGGTGGCGGTACCGTGCGCGTTCACGTGCTGGAGCTGCTCCGGCTGAAGCTGCGCCTTCCGAAGACAGGCCGTGATGACCTGAGCAATCCGTTGCCCGTTGGAGTTAAACGCCACCGCGCTGTGAGCATCCGCTCCCATCGCCCAACCGGATAAACACGCCTGAACCGGCTGTCCCCTCTGCCGTGCATGTTCAGCGGACTCTAGAACTACAACCCCGGCCCCGGCTCCCATCCCAAACCCGGAACGGTCCCGGTCAAAGGGACGCGTCACACCGTCGGCGCTTAAGACCCCCATCCGCTCAAACCCCGCGGCGATGAAGGGGTGCGGCTCCGGCTCAACCGAGCCGGCAACCACCGCATCGCACAAGCCTTGCTTGATCCAGGAACCGGCCAGCGCGATCGCATAAGCGCCGGTCGCGCAGGCGGCAACCACGTTGCGGGATTCCCCCGCCATTCCGAAATGCAGGCGTATGGATTCATTCACCCGCTCCGGAGGAAAAACATTAAATACGTTATCTTGAAAGAGGGGTTTCGAAACGCTGACGGTGCAACCCAGGCGATCAGGGTCTATGCCCTGGAGCGCCTGCCCATCCCAGAAACCGGCGTCCCGCAAGGCTTCTTCGACCGCTTGTTGAGCTAAGGAAAGAGCACCTTTCAATCCGTTGTTCTTTTCCGTCATCCCCCGCGGTAGTAGGCGGGGGATCCAAGCATTACGGCAGGATGGATTCCCCCCCAGTGGCCGAGGGGAATGACGGCAGAGATTTTCCCAATTGGCCACGACCCCTTTCCCAAGGGGACTGCAAACACCCAGGCCGGTGATTGCGACAGAGGGATTCATTCAGGGAAGCCGGGAATCCACGTTAATGATCTGCCCGGAGATGCTTTCGTTCGCGGCCAGTTCCAGG
Above is a window of Elusimicrobiota bacterium DNA encoding:
- a CDS encoding aminotransferase class I/II-fold pyridoxal phosphate-dependent enzyme, with product MLNFLAEELADLEKRSLKRALRMVSRAQGAQLTVSGRTFLNFSSNNYLGLARHPRVLAAAQQALSTWGAGATSSRLISGSLILHETLESALAAFLGAPAALVFPTGYMTNIGVVTSVVGPGDAIILDRLCHASLIDAARLSGARLFVYRHGDPSDAEKLLRRTISYRRRLLVTESL
- a CDS encoding beta-ketoacyl-[acyl-carrier-protein] synthase family protein — encoded protein: MKGALSLAQQAVEEALRDAGFWDGQALQGIDPDRLGCTVSVSKPLFQDNVFNVFPPERVNESIRLHFGMAGESRNVVAACATGAYAIALAGSWIKQGLCDAVVAGSVEPEPHPFIAAGFERMGVLSADGVTRPFDRDRSGFGMGAGAGVVVLESAEHARQRGQPVQACLSGWAMGADAHSAVAFNSNGQRIAQVITACLRKAQLQPEQLQHVNAHGTATRLNDRIETRAILKAFGRWADRLQISATKAGTGHLLGAAGSVEFAFTVLALRNQFVPPTATLEHPDPECPLNYTPRQGHAARLEHAMSLSFGFGGPIGALAVSAS